A stretch of DNA from Spirosoma endbachense:
CAACCCAATATTGGCCTTGAAGCAGATGTCCTCAAACAGGACAACACCCTACTGAATGATTTTCTGTCCGATCTGCATGTATTGTATATCAAAACCCGCAAGTATCACTGGAACGTGGCCGGGCCGAATTTCATGGAATACCACAAATTCTTTGAAAAGCAGTATAAAGCCATTGAAGAAGAAATCGATGCTGTAGCCGAGCGTATTCGTCAGTTAGGCGGCAAGCCGCTGGCAACTATGGCCGAATTTCTGCATAACACCAGTCTGAAAGAAGATGCGGGTACGCCCAAAGGAACGCCGGACATGTTCAAGAATCTACTTGCAGATCACGAGCAGATCGTGCGCGAATTACGCGAAGATGTCGATAAATGTGATGAAGAATTGAATGATGCAGGTACAGCCGACTTTTTAACTGGTTTGATGGAAGCTCATGAAGCTATGGCCTGGATGTTGAGAAAATATCTGTCATAATGATGAATGATGAGTGATAAATGACGAATTGTAAAGAGTTTTTTTTACATTCATCATTTATCACTCATCATTCATAACTCCCGCAAGTGCCCAAGTCCCTCTCCCTGCGTGCCGGTCTCGGCAGTGTCTTATTCTGGTCGGTTATTTCGGCTGCTTTTATTGGTCCAGGTTCCGTTACAGCCTGTGCAATTGCGGGATCAACATACGGCTTACAACTCCTCTGGGTTTTAACATTTGCCACATTTGGCACGGTCTGGTTGCAGGAAGCAGCCGCTCGCATCACCATCGCTACGGGCAGCGATCTAGGGCAGGTCATTACTCAGACATATGCAGGAAAGAGTGGTCGCCGAATCGCGTGGGCTTTGTTTCTGGCTATTTTTTTGGGTTGTGCGGCCTATCAGGCTGGCAATATTCTCGGAGCCGTATCGGGTCTGGCTTTGCTTACCAAATTACCCGTCCCGGCGTTGACCGTAGTAGTCGGTTTAGTCTGTGTGGGTCTGCTCTGGATTGGGTCAACGCAAGGATTGGCCAACTTCCTGGGGCTGATTGTCTTTGCCATGGGCGGGGCTTTCGTCTATGTGGCCTTCGGTACGCCCGTTACGCCCGCCGAATTAACCAAAGCCCTGATTGTACCCGCCGTTCCTGATGGGTCGTTGCTACTCATTAACGGCCTGATTGGCACGACCATCGTACCCTATAATCTCTTTTTTGGCTCCAGCATCGTTCCGGGTCAGTCGCTGAGCGAAATGCGGCTTGGCATCTGGGTTGCGGTCATCTTAGGCGGGATAATTTCGGTCGTATTACTACTGGCGGGACTGCTCATTCCCAGCGATTTCTCGTACGTACACATGGCGCAGGTACTGACCGACCGGCTTGGCACCTGGGCAGGATCGTTATTTGCCTTTGGCTTATTTGCAGCCGGATTTGCCTCCTCACTGACGGCTCCGCTGGCGGCTTCCATAACAGCACAAAGTCTGCTTGGCATTCGCAAAAACTCACCTGTCTATCGGGGTATCTGGCTTACCGTGATGGCTACTGGTCTGACATTCGGTTTGCTCAATGTGACGCCCATTCCGGTCATCATAGCCGTGCAGGCCATTAATGGCATCCTGCTTCCGTTTGTGACTATCTTCCTGTTTGCCGCCGTCAACAACCGGGCGCTTCTCGGCGATACCTACCGCAACTCCCTGATGCAGAATCTGGCCATGGGACTCGTAGTGATCGTTACGGCTGTACTCGGGATCTGGAACATCTGGCTGGCAATCCAGGCAGGCTAATGGTTAGCTTACCAACACGTAACTGGCAAGCTAACCATTAGCCCAATATCACTTAAAATCAACATCTTAATCTTAACTAGCGCACCTATGCGCCCAACTGCTTACTAAATCCGGCATGGTCCCAGCTAATGTCGAGATGGGTAATGCGGTCGTCATCATTGAAGCGAAAAATAAAGACATGATCGCTGTTAAAACGGAGTCCTTTGTTTGTAATACCCAGAAAATCCTGCGCCTGTGTGCCAAAAATCGCGACATTAGCAACAACTGTATCGTCCTGCGTAGTCAGGCTATCGACGGTGTTATCTAAATCGGGGAAGCAGTCAATGAGCAGTTGCCAGATACCTTTGCCAAATTCCCAGAATGAACCCTTTCCGTCATCACCCATTGGCACGAAGTGTACGGTTGCATCGGGGGTAGCCAGTTGAATCATACGAGCCGTGTCCATGTCCTGATAGGCCGAGAAAAAAGCCAGACAAGCGCCCTTGCGGGTCTGTTCGGTAAGGGAAGTTTTGCTAACAGTTTCCATAATCTTGTTATTAAATCACATACACTATTTAGTTGATACAGTCTCTTTTGGGTAATTCTGATGCGCTTTGACCTTACGAATCTGGCGCAGATGGCGATCGACATGACCCCATTGATAAATGTATACCTGATGCAGGTTGCGCGGATCTTTTGTTGCCGTCAACTCGAAACAAGCCCGCATATCGGCATCTGTTTTTTCGGTAAAGGCAATGTTCTGATCGCGTAGCCGCGTAAAAAACGTTAAATTATCTTTGCCCCTGATAAATCCCGTGGGCCGTGAAAAGGCAGGCGAAATATGCGACTTTTCTTCCATAATAAAGTCCTGATAATAGCTGTCGGGATGGCTG
This window harbors:
- a CDS encoding nuclear transport factor 2 family protein; translation: METVSKTSLTEQTRKGACLAFFSAYQDMDTARMIQLATPDATVHFVPMGDDGKGSFWEFGKGIWQLLIDCFPDLDNTVDSLTTQDDTVVANVAIFGTQAQDFLGITNKGLRFNSDHVFIFRFNDDDRITHLDISWDHAGFSKQLGA
- a CDS encoding Dps family protein, with the protein product MQPNIGLEADVLKQDNTLLNDFLSDLHVLYIKTRKYHWNVAGPNFMEYHKFFEKQYKAIEEEIDAVAERIRQLGGKPLATMAEFLHNTSLKEDAGTPKGTPDMFKNLLADHEQIVRELREDVDKCDEELNDAGTADFLTGLMEAHEAMAWMLRKYLS
- a CDS encoding DinB family protein, producing the protein MKNQLIISILLIALFGINSGANAQKLWTEADRTYTLDNLKRTRDALIRETENLTDAQWHFHESPDRWSIAEVVEHLALWEIIWAREIGISSRNTPQPELIKTSHPDSYYQDFIMEEKSHISPAFSRPTGFIRGKDNLTFFTRLRDQNIAFTEKTDADMRACFELTATKDPRNLHQVYIYQWGHVDRHLRQIRKVKAHQNYPKETVSTK
- a CDS encoding NRAMP family divalent metal transporter is translated as MPKSLSLRAGLGSVLFWSVISAAFIGPGSVTACAIAGSTYGLQLLWVLTFATFGTVWLQEAAARITIATGSDLGQVITQTYAGKSGRRIAWALFLAIFLGCAAYQAGNILGAVSGLALLTKLPVPALTVVVGLVCVGLLWIGSTQGLANFLGLIVFAMGGAFVYVAFGTPVTPAELTKALIVPAVPDGSLLLINGLIGTTIVPYNLFFGSSIVPGQSLSEMRLGIWVAVILGGIISVVLLLAGLLIPSDFSYVHMAQVLTDRLGTWAGSLFAFGLFAAGFASSLTAPLAASITAQSLLGIRKNSPVYRGIWLTVMATGLTFGLLNVTPIPVIIAVQAINGILLPFVTIFLFAAVNNRALLGDTYRNSLMQNLAMGLVVIVTAVLGIWNIWLAIQAG